A genomic window from Streptomyces sp. MST-110588 includes:
- a CDS encoding DUF4190 domain-containing protein, which translates to MSDSQQQPETRDPWAPPRQDRAPLAEPSAGRPRKDRWDGGRSNWHAVPPPPPAPGLPTGFAPVGSGSAYGPPQSEAWPGRPPYGQRRLAGPPGEPGAPDGFPGHPAHPGLPAGHPGYPGQAHAYGPWSGYPYPVGTLPAPPGNGFGTAALVLGIVGAVLGISVVFGIVLGVLAIIFGGIGRSKAARGEAANGGTALAGILLGVLALLVSVLMIVVTVTDRSGGYGGDGGDVGGDDPGYGDTYDAAPAVPVPARIRAHSGPAPVRAANVPASAGAASVTAALAGMRPYASAPGAPLATPTDTRPRAYAHTYTYVPVPVTTGRAATQPRPASQAAGVAASR; encoded by the coding sequence ATGTCCGACAGTCAGCAGCAGCCCGAGACGCGCGACCCCTGGGCGCCGCCCCGTCAGGACAGGGCGCCGCTGGCCGAGCCGTCGGCGGGCAGACCGCGCAAGGACCGGTGGGACGGCGGCCGGTCCAACTGGCATGCCGTACCGCCGCCTCCTCCCGCGCCCGGCCTGCCGACGGGTTTCGCGCCGGTGGGCTCCGGCTCCGCGTACGGGCCGCCGCAGTCCGAGGCGTGGCCCGGCAGGCCGCCGTACGGGCAGCGCCGGCTGGCCGGCCCGCCCGGCGAGCCGGGGGCGCCGGACGGCTTTCCCGGCCACCCCGCTCATCCCGGTCTGCCCGCCGGTCACCCCGGTTACCCGGGCCAGGCGCACGCGTACGGGCCGTGGAGCGGCTACCCCTATCCGGTGGGCACGCTGCCCGCGCCACCGGGCAACGGCTTCGGCACCGCCGCCCTGGTTCTGGGCATAGTCGGCGCGGTGCTCGGTATCAGCGTCGTCTTCGGCATCGTCCTCGGCGTCCTCGCGATCATCTTCGGGGGCATCGGCCGCTCCAAGGCGGCCAGGGGCGAGGCGGCCAACGGCGGTACGGCGCTGGCCGGCATCCTCCTGGGTGTCCTGGCGCTGCTGGTGAGCGTGCTGATGATCGTCGTCACCGTGACCGACCGGAGCGGCGGCTACGGGGGTGACGGGGGCGATGTGGGCGGAGACGACCCCGGCTACGGCGACACCTACGACGCCGCGCCCGCCGTACCCGTACCGGCTCGGATACGCGCACACTCCGGACCGGCGCCGGTCCGCGCCGCAAACGTGCCCGCGTCGGCGGGTGCGGCGTCGGTCACGGCCGCCCTCGCGGGCATGCGGCCGTACGCGTCGGCCCCGGGGGCCCCGTTGGCCACCCCCACCGACACCCGTCCGCGCGCGTACGCGCACACGTACACGTACGTGCCCGTCCCGGTCACCACCGGCCGGGCCGCCACTCAGCCGCGGCCCGCCTCTCAGGCCGCGGGCGTCGCCGCCAGCCGCTGA
- a CDS encoding adenosine deaminase, with product MSDLDAFIAGLPKAELHVHHVGSASPRIVAELAARHPDSKVPTDPEALADYFTFRDFAHFIELYLSVVDLIRDAEDVRLLTYEIARDMARQNIRYAELTVTPYSSTRRGIPDVAFIEAIEDARRSAESELGVVLRWCFDIPGEAGLESAEETARIACDLRPEGLVSFGLGGPEIGVPRPQFKPYFDRAIAAGLHSVPHAGETTGPQTIWDALTHLRAERIGHGTSCVQDPKLLAHLAEHRIPLEVSPTSNIATRAVPTLEEHPLKEMVDAGILVTVNSDDPPMFGTDLSIEYGIAARLLGLDAAGVAALARNAVEASFMDTAAKKALTTEIDTYTAGWTRQSLV from the coding sequence TTGTCCGATCTCGATGCGTTCATCGCGGGACTGCCCAAGGCGGAGCTGCATGTCCACCACGTCGGCTCGGCATCGCCGCGCATCGTCGCCGAGCTGGCGGCCCGGCACCCCGACTCCAAGGTCCCCACCGACCCCGAGGCGCTGGCCGACTACTTCACCTTCCGCGACTTCGCGCACTTCATCGAGCTCTACCTCTCCGTCGTGGACCTGATCCGCGACGCCGAGGACGTACGGCTGCTGACGTACGAGATCGCCCGCGACATGGCCCGGCAGAACATCCGCTACGCCGAGCTGACCGTCACCCCCTACAGCTCCACCCGCCGCGGCATCCCGGACGTCGCCTTCATCGAGGCGATCGAGGACGCGCGCAGGTCCGCGGAGTCCGAGCTGGGCGTGGTGCTGCGCTGGTGCTTCGACATCCCCGGCGAAGCCGGCCTGGAGTCCGCCGAGGAGACCGCCCGCATCGCGTGCGACCTGCGGCCCGAGGGCCTGGTCTCCTTCGGGCTGGGCGGCCCGGAGATCGGCGTACCGCGCCCGCAGTTCAAGCCGTACTTCGACCGTGCCATCGCCGCCGGTCTGCATTCGGTGCCGCACGCCGGTGAGACGACCGGCCCGCAGACCATCTGGGACGCCCTGACCCACCTGCGCGCCGAGCGCATCGGCCACGGCACGAGCTGCGTCCAGGACCCGAAGCTGCTGGCCCACCTCGCCGAGCACCGCATCCCGCTGGAGGTCAGCCCCACCTCCAACATCGCCACCCGCGCCGTACCCACCCTGGAGGAGCACCCGCTCAAGGAGATGGTCGACGCGGGCATCCTGGTCACGGTCAACAGCGACGACCCGCCCATGTTCGGCACGGACCTGAGCATCGAGTACGGCATCGCCGCGCGGCTGCTGGGCCTGGACGCGGCCGGGGTGGCGGCGCTGGCCAGGAACGCCGTCGAGGCGTCGTTCATGGACACCGCCGCCAAGAAGGCCCTGACCACGGAGATCGACACCTACACCGCCGGCTGGACCCGCCAGTCCCTGGTGTAG
- a CDS encoding gamma-aminobutyraldehyde dehydrogenase, which produces MTTEQGQLRKLRNYIAGEFRDAADGRTTQVVNPATGEAYATAPLSGAADVDAAMAAAEAAFPAWRDLVPAERQKVLLKIADRFEERAEELIAVESENCGKPIALVRSEEIPPMVDQIRFFAGAARMLEGRSAGEYMDGFTSIVRREPVGVCAQVAPWNYPMMMAVWKFAPALAAGNTVVLKPSDTTPASTVLIAEIVGGVLDELGHSRGVFNVICGDRDTGRLMVEHPVPAMASITGSVRAGMQVAESASKDLKRVHLELGGKAPVVVFEDTDIAKAVEDISVAGYFNAGQDCTAATRVLVHEAIHDEFVTALAKAADDTKTGAADDEDVLYGPLNNANQLAQVKRFIDGLPAHAKIEAGGQQVGEKGYFFAPTVISGLKQDDEIIQHEVFGPVITVQSFRDEDQAVEWANGVEYALASSVWTKDHARAMRMSKKLDFGCVWINTHIPLVAEMPHGGFKKSGYGKDLSGYGFEDYTRIKHVMTSLDG; this is translated from the coding sequence GTGACCACCGAGCAGGGGCAACTGCGCAAGCTCCGCAACTACATCGCCGGGGAGTTCCGGGACGCGGCCGACGGGCGTACGACACAGGTGGTCAACCCGGCGACCGGTGAGGCGTACGCGACCGCTCCGCTGTCCGGCGCGGCCGACGTCGATGCCGCGATGGCCGCCGCCGAAGCGGCCTTCCCCGCCTGGCGCGACCTGGTCCCCGCCGAGCGCCAGAAGGTGCTGCTGAAGATCGCCGACCGGTTCGAGGAGCGGGCGGAGGAACTGATCGCCGTCGAGTCCGAGAACTGCGGCAAGCCGATCGCGCTCGTACGCTCCGAGGAAATCCCGCCGATGGTCGACCAGATCCGCTTCTTCGCGGGCGCGGCGCGGATGCTGGAAGGCCGCTCGGCCGGCGAGTACATGGACGGCTTCACCTCCATCGTCCGGCGGGAGCCGGTGGGTGTGTGCGCCCAGGTGGCGCCGTGGAACTACCCGATGATGATGGCCGTGTGGAAGTTCGCCCCGGCGCTGGCCGCGGGCAACACCGTCGTCCTCAAGCCCTCCGACACCACCCCCGCCTCGACGGTCCTGATCGCCGAGATCGTCGGCGGGGTGCTGGACGAACTCGGCCACTCCCGCGGCGTCTTCAACGTCATCTGCGGCGACCGTGACACCGGCCGCCTGATGGTCGAGCACCCGGTCCCGGCGATGGCCTCGATCACCGGGTCCGTACGCGCCGGGATGCAGGTCGCCGAGTCCGCGTCCAAGGACCTCAAGCGGGTCCACCTGGAGCTGGGCGGCAAGGCGCCGGTCGTGGTCTTCGAGGACACCGACATCGCCAAGGCCGTCGAGGACATCTCGGTGGCGGGTTACTTCAACGCCGGCCAGGACTGTACGGCCGCGACCCGGGTGCTGGTCCACGAGGCGATCCACGACGAGTTCGTGACCGCGCTGGCCAAGGCCGCCGACGACACCAAGACCGGTGCCGCCGACGACGAGGACGTGCTCTACGGGCCGCTGAACAACGCCAACCAGCTCGCCCAGGTCAAGCGCTTCATCGACGGGCTGCCCGCGCACGCCAAGATCGAGGCCGGCGGCCAGCAGGTCGGCGAGAAGGGCTACTTCTTCGCCCCGACCGTGATCTCGGGCCTCAAGCAGGACGACGAGATCATCCAGCACGAGGTCTTCGGCCCGGTCATCACCGTGCAGTCCTTCCGCGACGAGGACCAGGCGGTGGAGTGGGCCAACGGCGTGGAGTACGCGCTGGCGTCCTCGGTGTGGACCAAGGACCACGCACGTGCGATGCGGATGTCCAAGAAGCTGGACTTCGGCTGTGTGTGGATCAACACCCACATTCCGCTGGTCGCCGAGATGCCGCACGGCGGGTTCAAGAAGTCCGGTTACGGCAAGGACCTCTCGGGCTACGGCTTCGAGGACTACACGCGCATCAAGCACGTGATGACCTCACTGGACGGCTGA
- a CDS encoding Lrp/AsnC family transcriptional regulator, with protein sequence MATRDRNGTPSIDSVSLAIIEQLQEDGRRPYAAIGKAVGLSEAAVRQRVQKLLDQGVMQIVAVTDPLTVGFRRQAMVGITAEGDLEPVADALSTMEEVEYVVMTAGSFDLLAEIVCEDDDHLLEVINKRIRALPGVRTTESFVYLKLRKQTYTWGTGQR encoded by the coding sequence GTGGCCACACGTGACAGAAACGGCACCCCGTCGATCGACTCCGTCTCCCTGGCGATCATCGAGCAGCTCCAGGAGGACGGGCGCCGTCCGTACGCCGCGATCGGCAAGGCCGTCGGCCTCTCGGAGGCGGCCGTACGGCAACGCGTACAGAAGCTCCTCGACCAGGGCGTGATGCAGATCGTCGCGGTCACCGACCCCCTCACGGTCGGCTTCCGCCGGCAGGCGATGGTCGGCATCACCGCCGAGGGCGACCTCGAACCCGTGGCCGACGCGCTGAGCACCATGGAAGAGGTCGAATACGTGGTCATGACCGCGGGCTCCTTCGACCTCCTGGCCGAGATCGTCTGCGAGGACGACGACCACCTCCTGGAAGTGATCAACAAGCGGATCCGCGCCCTGCCCGGCGTCCGGACCACCGAGAGCTTCGTCTACCTCAAGCTCCGGAAACAGACCTACACCTGGGGAACGGGACAGCGATGA
- a CDS encoding aspartate aminotransferase family protein: MSEGLSKTAYDHLWMHFTRMSSYENAPVPTIVRGEGTNIYDDRGKRYIDGLSGLFVVNAGHGRAELAGTAAKQAQELAYFPVWSYAHPKAVELAERLAGYAPGDLNKVFFTTGGGEAVETAWKLAKQYFKLTGRPAKHKVISRAVAYHGTPQGALSITGLPALKAPFEPLVPGAHKVPNTNIYRAPFFGDDPEAFGRWAADQIEQQILFEGPDTVAAVFLEPVQNAGGCFPPPPGYFRRVREICDRHDVLLVSDEVICAFGRLGTMFACDKFGYVPDMITCAKGMTSGYSPIGACIVSDRLAEPFYRGENTFLHGYTFGGHPVSAAVGLANLDIFEREELNQHVLDNEHAFLTTLQKLYDLPIVGDVRGNGFFYGIELVKDKTTKESFDAEETERVLYGFLSKALYDNGLYCRADDRGDPVVQLAPPLISDRSVFEEIEQILRATLTEAWTKL; the protein is encoded by the coding sequence ATGAGCGAGGGCCTCTCCAAGACGGCGTACGACCACCTGTGGATGCACTTCACCCGCATGTCCTCCTACGAGAACGCGCCGGTGCCCACCATCGTGCGCGGCGAGGGCACCAACATCTACGACGACCGGGGCAAGCGCTACATCGACGGGCTGTCCGGCCTGTTCGTCGTCAACGCCGGCCATGGCCGGGCCGAACTCGCCGGGACCGCCGCCAAGCAGGCCCAGGAACTGGCCTACTTCCCGGTGTGGTCCTACGCCCACCCCAAAGCCGTCGAACTCGCCGAGCGGCTGGCCGGCTACGCGCCCGGCGACCTGAACAAGGTCTTCTTCACCACCGGCGGCGGCGAGGCCGTCGAAACCGCCTGGAAGCTGGCCAAGCAGTACTTCAAGCTCACCGGCAGGCCCGCCAAGCACAAGGTGATATCCCGCGCCGTGGCCTACCACGGCACCCCGCAGGGCGCCCTGTCCATCACCGGCCTGCCCGCGCTGAAGGCCCCCTTCGAGCCGCTGGTCCCCGGCGCCCACAAGGTCCCCAACACCAATATCTACCGCGCTCCCTTCTTCGGTGACGACCCCGAGGCGTTCGGCCGCTGGGCCGCCGACCAGATCGAGCAGCAGATCCTGTTCGAGGGCCCGGACACCGTCGCCGCGGTCTTCCTGGAACCGGTGCAGAACGCCGGCGGCTGCTTCCCCCCGCCGCCCGGCTACTTCCGGCGCGTACGGGAGATCTGCGACCGGCACGACGTGCTGCTGGTCTCCGACGAGGTCATCTGCGCCTTCGGCCGCCTGGGCACGATGTTCGCCTGCGACAAGTTCGGCTACGTCCCGGACATGATCACCTGCGCCAAGGGCATGACCTCGGGCTACTCCCCCATCGGCGCCTGCATCGTCTCCGACCGCCTGGCCGAGCCCTTCTACCGGGGCGAGAACACCTTCCTGCACGGCTACACCTTCGGCGGCCACCCGGTCTCCGCCGCCGTCGGCCTGGCCAACCTCGACATCTTCGAGCGCGAGGAACTCAACCAGCACGTCCTGGACAACGAGCACGCCTTCCTGACCACGCTTCAAAAGCTGTACGACCTGCCGATCGTCGGCGACGTCCGCGGCAACGGCTTCTTCTACGGCATCGAACTCGTCAAGGACAAGACCACCAAGGAGTCCTTCGACGCCGAGGAGACCGAGCGCGTCCTGTACGGCTTCCTCTCCAAGGCCCTGTACGACAACGGCCTTTACTGCCGCGCCGACGACCGCGGTGACCCGGTCGTCCAGCTCGCCCCGCCGCTGATCTCCGACCGGTCGGTCTTCGAGGAGATCGAACAGATCCTGCGCGCCACCCTCACCGAGGCATGGACCAAGCTCTGA